DNA from Actinomyces sp. oral taxon 897:
CGAGGATCAAAGGACACCGGGACGTCCTGACTGCCCCGGACCCCGCCGGAACGCTGCTCAGCTGGTACGACCTCCTGGTCAATGAGGATCTCCGTGCTGAGACCATCGTCATGACGGCGGCGGAACCAGTCCGAGGCCTGCCACGGCTCAGCCCGCAGCGCCTTCAGCAGCGCCGCCTCCCGCAGCCCCAGGGACACCGGGAGGGCGGGCGGGCAGGAGCGGCGACCCAGGTACAGCGGGAAGGCCGGGTGCCGCAGGGCCTCGTCAATGCCCTCCAGGAGCGCCTTGTCGCCCTCAATTCCGGCGAGGAAGACGGCGTCGGCCAGGTAGTAGCGGTTCGACAGGGGCATGGAGCTCCTGCCGTCCAGGGTGTGTGCGGTGTGGAAGTCCCGGATGACGGTGCCGGGCTGGTCCTTGCGCACCCCGAAACGCAGCTTGATAAGGTCCTCGATCGGGTCCGTTCTGCGTCGTCCGACGGCGGCCGCCAGCATGCCGATCACCCCGCTCTTGGTCGGTGCGAGCTCGGTGGAGCGCACCGTGAACCGGGACCTCACCCCCCACGCCTGCATGGGGCCCGCGAGTCGTAGGAGGAGGACGGCCATTAGGCCTGCTCCTGACCGGGCAGGCGCGGGGACACGGCCTCGCGGACCTGCGCCGGCAGGTCGGTGAAGGACACGCGCTCCCCGAGCGAGGTCACGGCGTCACTGTCCGTGAGCGCGACCACGAAGCTGCGCAGCGGCTCCAGGCCGTAGTTGTCCTCGATCGTCGCCGCGTGCCGGGCCAGCGCCTCCACGGAGCGGGCCACGTAGCCGTGGGCGCCCTGTGCCGGAACCGCCTCCTCGAAGGCCCCCACCAGGGAGACGGGCTGGTCCTCGCGCACGGTCACGACGACGGTCTCAGGCACGGTCCGGTTGGCGAAGGTGTTCTGCTTACCGGTGGGCATGGACAGGCAGAAGCCCCGGACAAAGACCTCCAGCGCCCGCAGCGTGGCCTCACTGTCCCCGAGGTTGTGCCGCAGCAGGTCCACGTTGACGGTGGCGTAGCGGTACATGGTGGCCGAGGAGAACTCGACCGTGCCCATCATGCCGGCGCCGGCGTCCTCCTCCTCGGAGCGGTTCTTCTCGTCGTCCACGGCGGTGAAGAAGTCGTACTCGTTCTCCGCGGCGTGCGTGGAGATGGCGTGGGCCACCTGGCAGGCGGCGTCGACATTGAGGTCGGTGTCGTCGGCGACCATACGGCCGAACAGGGCGATATCGACGGCGTGCGCCTCCTTGAAGACCTTCTTGACCGCCTTGGCGTCCAGCGCCTCGCCGCTGTGGGCCGAGGCGATCGCGAGCTCGGCCAGTCGCTCTACCTGGCTGGTGGACAGGAACAGCAGGTAGCCGGACTCCGGAGGGGCGTCCTTCTTGTTGCGTGGGGGCGAGAGCTTGATCCTGGCCGTCTTGAACACCTCCTCGGCCAGCTTGGTGGCGTTCCCCGCGAGGTCAGGGGCGTCCTCGGTGATCCGGGCGGCCAGCAGCTCGGCGACCCGCTTGGTGCGCACGCCGACGTCCTTGGCGTCCAGGAGGTCGTTGAAGTACAGGCGGGTGGCCCGCTTCCAGGACTGGCTGGAGACCCGTAGACGGCGTACGCCCCCGTAGACGGCGGACTTGGGGGAGCCTGAGTCGTCACGGTTGACGCAGGAGGGAGGCAGGTTCTGGATG
Protein-coding regions in this window:
- the cas5e gene encoding type I-E CRISPR-associated protein Cas5/CasD, whose protein sequence is MAVLLLRLAGPMQAWGVRSRFTVRSTELAPTKSGVIGMLAAAVGRRRTDPIEDLIKLRFGVRKDQPGTVIRDFHTAHTLDGRSSMPLSNRYYLADAVFLAGIEGDKALLEGIDEALRHPAFPLYLGRRSCPPALPVSLGLREAALLKALRAEPWQASDWFRRRHDDGLSTEILIDQEVVPAEQRSGGVRGSQDVPVSFDPRRRDYGFREVERIMVQVGDSGAEAYRSTSVDAHDPMAELAGPTGLEGMGWCF
- the cas7e gene encoding type I-E CRISPR-associated protein Cas7/Cse4/CasC codes for the protein MSTYVDIHVIQNLPPSCVNRDDSGSPKSAVYGGVRRLRVSSQSWKRATRLYFNDLLDAKDVGVRTKRVAELLAARITEDAPDLAGNATKLAEEVFKTARIKLSPPRNKKDAPPESGYLLFLSTSQVERLAELAIASAHSGEALDAKAVKKVFKEAHAVDIALFGRMVADDTDLNVDAACQVAHAISTHAAENEYDFFTAVDDEKNRSEEEDAGAGMMGTVEFSSATMYRYATVNVDLLRHNLGDSEATLRALEVFVRGFCLSMPTGKQNTFANRTVPETVVVTVREDQPVSLVGAFEEAVPAQGAHGYVARSVEALARHAATIEDNYGLEPLRSFVVALTDSDAVTSLGERVSFTDLPAQVREAVSPRLPGQEQA